The following are encoded together in the Lactuca sativa cultivar Salinas chromosome 1, Lsat_Salinas_v11, whole genome shotgun sequence genome:
- the LOC111876964 gene encoding uncharacterized protein LOC111876964 — MGFSSQQQGNFQPRSNPNWHQPNANFQPWPPYPPRPPFLNQMHHQQNYQPHFQPNQPHHQSQFQPQNMQQGSSSSGSGMYLEDIVKSLATSTQTFQNETKASIKTLEQQMTQLATFLSKLESQGKLPAQTEKNPKHSACAITMRNGKEYEGQKMIEEEEMEIEKEEEKSKTPSKQVSIEAKFIPFPFPTRLSKSKREKENEIMEMFRKVEVNIPLIDAIKGVPRYAKFLKELCTSKKKLKGNETIKVGENVSAVLQKRLPQKCKDPGVFTVPCKLGNIHVPRDMLDLGASINVFPYSIFKTLNIGILKKTGVIIQLADMSLVNPKGVLEDVLVQVNELVFPADFYVLDMDDYESPNLSSILLGRPFLKTARKKIDVYDGTLSMEFDG; from the coding sequence ATGGGATTCTCAAGCCAACAGCAAGGGAACTTTCAGCCAAGAAGCAATCCAAATTGGCACCAACCCAATGCCAATTTTCAGCCATGGCCACCTTATCCACCAAGACCTCCATTTCTAAATCAAATGCATCATCAACAAAATTATCAACCACATTTCCAGCCAAATCAACCTCATCATCAATCTCAATTCCAACCTCAAAACATGCAGCAAGGAAGTAGTTCAAGCGGATCCGGAATGTATTTGGAAGACATTGTCAAGAGTTTAGCCACAAGTACTCAAACATTTCAAAATGAGACCAAGGCGAGCATCAAGACTTTGGAGCAACAAATGACTCAACTCGCCACTTTTCTGAGTAAATTGGAGTCACAAGGCAAACTACCCGCACAAACCGAAAAGAATCCAAAGCATAGTGCATGTGCTATCACAatgagaaatggcaaagaatATGAAGGTCAAAAGATgattgaagaagaagagatggagatagagaaagaagaagagaagTCAAAAACACCCTCAAAGCAAGTTTCCATTGAAGCAAAATTCATTCCTTTTCCATTTCCCACAAGGTTAAGCAAGTCAAAGCGTGAAAAGGAAAATGAGATCATGGAGATGTTCAGGAAGGTTGAGGTAAATATTCCTCTTATTGATGCCATCAAGGGTGTCCCAAGATATGctaaattccttaaggaattatGCACatctaaaaaaaagttaaaagggAATGAAACTATCAAAGTGGGTGAAAATGTATCTGCAGTGTTACAGAAAAGACTACCTCAAAAATGTAAGGATCCGGGTGTTTTCACCGTTCCTTGCAAGCTAGGTAATATTCATGTTCCACGAGATATGCTAGACCTTGGAGCTTCTATCAATGTTTTTCCATACTCTATTTTCAAAACTTTAAATATTGGCATATTGAAGAAAACCGGGGTGATAATTCAATTGGCTGATATGTCTTTAGTAAATCCAAAAGGTGTGCTAGAAGATGTGTTAGTCCAAGTGAATGAATTAGTATTTCCAGCAGATTTTTATGTCCTTGATATGGATGATTATGAATCACCGAATTTGAGTTCAATTCTTCTAGGAAGACCCTTTTTGAAAACAGCCCGGAAAAAAATTGATGTGTATGATGGTACATTGTCCATGGAATTTGATGGATAG